A genomic region of Clarias gariepinus isolate MV-2021 ecotype Netherlands chromosome 23, CGAR_prim_01v2, whole genome shotgun sequence contains the following coding sequences:
- the rpl32 gene encoding 60S ribosomal protein L32 → MAALRPLTKPKIVKKRTKKFIRHQSDRYVKIRSNWRKPRGIDNRVRRRFKGQMLMPNIGYGSNKKTKHMLPSGFRKFLVHNVKELEVLLMSNKSYCAEIAHNVSSKNRKLIVERAAQLAIKVTNPNARLRSEENE, encoded by the exons ATGGCCGCCCTCAGACCCCTTACCAAGCCTAAAATCGTCAAGAAAAGAACTAAAAAGTTCATCAGGCATCAATCAGACCGCTATGTAAAGATCAGG AGCAACTGGAGGAAGCCAAGAGGTATTGATAACCGGGTCCGCAGGCGCTTCAAGGGCCAAATGCTGATGCCCAACATCGGTTATGGTAGCAACAAAAAGACCAAGCACATGCTGCCATCTGGCTTCAGGAAGTTCCTGGTGCACAACGTCAAAGAACTTGAAGTCCTTTTGATGAGCAACAA GAGCTATTGTGCGGAGATTGCCCACAACGTTTCTTCAAAGAACAGGAAGCTGATTGTCGAACGAGCGGCTCAGTTGGCCATCAAGGTCACAAACCCGAACGCAAGACTTCGCAGCGAGGAGAATGAATAA